The following are encoded together in the Phycisphaerae bacterium genome:
- a CDS encoding response regulator transcription factor: MVDEPRVFVLDDDPSVRERLAELLTSVRIRGEGFTAPTEFLKAYDPSVPGCLVLDVRLPEMSGLELHRRLVSQGALLPVIYLTAHADVALAVDAMKLGAVDFLEKPSRDQALLDAIQRGLEKAVALQRRERRRRELLERFGRLSPIERKVADRLVEGRSSKQIARELGISPKTVDFHKQHILEKTEADGVTELVRLRLDLQRHQECTGSTKANGNDAAAAKGRSGS, translated from the coding sequence ATGGTCGATGAGCCGAGGGTGTTTGTGCTTGATGACGATCCGAGTGTCAGGGAAAGGCTCGCGGAGTTGCTGACCTCCGTGAGAATCCGCGGCGAAGGCTTTACCGCTCCAACCGAATTCCTGAAGGCCTACGATCCCTCCGTTCCCGGATGCCTGGTGCTGGACGTTCGCCTGCCGGAGATGAGCGGCCTGGAGTTGCACCGGCGGCTCGTCTCGCAAGGGGCCCTGCTGCCGGTGATCTATCTGACCGCGCATGCCGACGTGGCGTTGGCCGTCGACGCGATGAAACTGGGAGCGGTTGATTTCCTGGAGAAACCCTCCCGCGACCAGGCGCTGCTGGACGCCATCCAGCGCGGACTGGAAAAGGCGGTCGCGCTGCAACGCCGCGAGCGCCGCCGCCGGGAACTCCTGGAGCGTTTCGGCCGGCTCAGCCCAATCGAGCGGAAGGTGGCGGACCGGCTGGTGGAGGGCCGGTCGAGCAAGCAGATCGCCCGCGAACTGGGCATCAGCCCCAAGACGGTCGACTTCCACAAGCAGCACATCCTGGAGAAAACCGAAGCCGACGGCGTGACCGAACTGGTGCGACTCCGTCTGGACCTGCAGCGGCACCAGGAATGCACCGGCTCGACCAAGGCAAACGGCAATGATGCGGCCGCCGCAAAGGGCCGAAGCGGAAGTTAA
- a CDS encoding response regulator transcription factor has product MFTDSTVFVIDDDGHVLHALRELIESVGLRVRAFASAREFLDQYDPSEPGCRLLGMSGLELQRKLIARKAQIPIIFITAYADVPMAVQAMQMGAVDFLEKPFRDQALLDCLYRALERDQAIRQAAARKAEIRKNFEQLTPMERQVACRLAEGKSNKAIALELKISQKTVDFHRANLLAKMQAESVPQLVRLIVLAELL; this is encoded by the coding sequence ATGTTCACTGACTCCACGGTGTTCGTGATCGACGATGACGGCCACGTGCTGCATGCGCTGCGCGAACTGATCGAGTCGGTCGGACTGCGGGTCAGGGCCTTCGCGTCGGCCCGCGAGTTCCTCGATCAATACGATCCATCCGAACCGGGCTGCCGGCTTTTGGGCATGAGCGGTCTGGAGTTGCAGCGGAAGCTGATCGCCCGGAAAGCCCAGATCCCGATCATCTTCATTACGGCCTATGCCGACGTGCCGATGGCGGTGCAGGCCATGCAGATGGGGGCGGTGGACTTCCTCGAAAAGCCGTTTCGCGACCAGGCCCTGCTGGACTGCCTGTATCGGGCGCTGGAGCGGGACCAGGCCATCCGTCAGGCGGCGGCCCGGAAGGCTGAGATCAGAAAGAACTTCGAGCAACTGACGCCCATGGAGCGCCAGGTCGCCTGCCGGTTGGCCGAGGGCAAGTCCAACAAAGCCATCGCTCTGGAACTCAAGATCAGCCAGAAGACGGTGGACTTTCACCGCGCCAACCTCCTGGCCAAGATGCAGGCCGAGTCCGTGCCCCAACTGGTGCGTCTGATCGTGCTGGCCGAGCTGCTCTAG
- a CDS encoding fused MFS/spermidine synthase: MRHRHTLIHAMFVLSGFTGLVYEVVWARRLTLTLGASTFAVAAVLIAFMGGMSAGAFLFGRLADRRKRHLLIYGLLEIAIGIYALLFPTILEWVGGLYVLVYQHFEPGFYAISLIRLALSVAILLAPTIAMGGTLPVLCAMLAAERGCPSKRTAALYALNTLGGVAGCLCAGFLLIPHYGLPATTLTAAATNLAIGLVAILLQRRWIASPPETPLAGRGAAMAPAAPASPVIAAVVAATALCGFTAMVYQTIWTRVLSMVIGTTVYAFTTILAAFLTGIVLGSLIYSLRPPRRSVLWLGVAQILIAVWVALAMPRFDELPFVFLRVFDWTSSSWPLFQLVRFLMLLAVLLVPGTLFGICFPLAVGTVVRRVEEAGSKVGLIYSFNTIGAVLGAFAGGFVIVVYLGFQKGMVVTAGLNAFAGLGLLAIGAELTARRRAAVIAAAATALFLSVLGIRPWRIHHLNSGAYVYAHDYRDLHDVRQAMNAYRIAYYREGPTATVSVFHDPRGTMSLAIDGKTDASTGEHADMSTQILLSHLPVMFVDRPRDALLIGLGSGVSLGSLLQHRVERVDVVEISEAVVEASELFRRYNHDALDDPRVNLIVGDGRHHLQRTGRRYDVIISQPSNPWITGVSNLFTREYYQAMSRRLNRGGVVCQWIPSYHMSQEMLAVITKTFSAVFPCASMWSSSVVGDLFLIGSNEKVELDYRLFLERLGRPRIKQDLARIGMDEPLLLARTFKFAQDGIAQFLSRLPDHLPENSDDYPVVEFMTPRFLLTQRVARDFRRPSDLAGSLGGLLNLIAFTEEENSRNFADNAQQIMQGDQQN, from the coding sequence ATGAGACACCGGCACACCCTGATCCACGCGATGTTCGTGCTGTCCGGGTTCACCGGCCTGGTCTACGAGGTGGTCTGGGCCCGGCGGCTGACGTTGACGCTCGGCGCGTCCACCTTCGCCGTGGCGGCGGTGCTGATCGCGTTCATGGGCGGGATGAGCGCGGGCGCGTTTCTGTTCGGCCGGCTGGCCGACCGCCGCAAGCGGCATCTGCTGATCTACGGGCTGCTCGAGATCGCGATCGGGATCTACGCGTTGCTGTTTCCGACGATCCTCGAGTGGGTCGGCGGCCTCTACGTGCTGGTCTATCAGCACTTCGAGCCGGGGTTCTACGCGATCAGCCTGATCCGGCTGGCCCTCTCGGTGGCGATCCTGCTGGCGCCGACCATCGCGATGGGCGGCACGCTGCCGGTCCTCTGCGCGATGCTGGCCGCCGAACGGGGCTGCCCGTCGAAACGGACCGCGGCGCTCTACGCCCTCAACACGTTGGGCGGCGTGGCCGGATGTCTGTGCGCCGGGTTTCTGCTGATACCGCACTATGGACTGCCGGCCACCACGCTGACCGCGGCGGCGACGAACCTCGCCATCGGTCTGGTCGCGATCCTGCTGCAGCGGCGGTGGATCGCCTCGCCGCCGGAGACTCCTCTCGCGGGTCGCGGCGCGGCGATGGCGCCCGCCGCGCCGGCTTCGCCGGTGATCGCCGCGGTGGTCGCCGCCACCGCCCTGTGCGGTTTTACCGCCATGGTCTATCAGACCATCTGGACGCGGGTGCTTTCGATGGTGATCGGAACCACGGTCTACGCGTTCACGACGATCCTCGCCGCGTTCCTGACCGGCATCGTCCTGGGCAGCCTGATCTACTCGCTGCGGCCGCCTCGCCGGTCGGTGCTCTGGCTCGGTGTGGCCCAGATCCTGATCGCGGTGTGGGTGGCGCTGGCCATGCCGCGATTCGACGAGCTGCCGTTCGTGTTCCTGAGGGTCTTCGACTGGACCTCGTCCAGCTGGCCGTTGTTCCAACTCGTGCGGTTCTTAATGCTGCTGGCCGTGCTGCTGGTTCCCGGAACGCTGTTCGGAATCTGCTTTCCGCTGGCGGTCGGAACCGTGGTGCGACGGGTGGAGGAGGCGGGCAGCAAGGTCGGACTGATCTACAGCTTCAACACGATCGGCGCGGTGCTCGGGGCGTTTGCCGGAGGCTTCGTGATCGTGGTCTATCTGGGCTTCCAGAAGGGCATGGTGGTGACCGCGGGACTCAACGCGTTCGCCGGCCTGGGACTGCTGGCGATCGGGGCGGAACTGACAGCCAGGCGGCGGGCGGCGGTGATCGCCGCGGCGGCAACGGCCCTGTTCCTCTCGGTGCTGGGCATTCGTCCGTGGCGGATCCATCACCTCAACAGCGGAGCCTACGTCTACGCCCACGACTACCGCGACCTGCACGACGTCAGACAGGCCATGAACGCCTACCGAATCGCCTACTACCGCGAAGGCCCCACCGCCACCGTCTCGGTCTTCCACGACCCGCGCGGCACCATGTCCCTGGCCATCGACGGCAAGACCGACGCCTCCACCGGCGAGCACGCCGATATGTCCACCCAGATCCTCCTGTCGCACCTGCCGGTGATGTTCGTGGACCGGCCGCGCGACGCCCTGCTGATCGGTTTGGGCAGTGGGGTCAGCCTCGGATCGCTGCTGCAACATCGGGTCGAGCGGGTGGACGTGGTCGAGATCTCCGAAGCGGTGGTCGAGGCATCCGAACTCTTCCGCCGATACAATCACGACGCTCTGGACGATCCGCGGGTCAACCTGATCGTCGGCGACGGCCGCCACCATCTCCAGCGGACCGGCCGACGCTACGACGTGATCATCTCGCAGCCGTCGAACCCGTGGATCACCGGCGTATCAAACCTCTTCACCCGCGAATACTACCAGGCGATGTCGCGGCGGCTCAACCGCGGCGGCGTGGTCTGTCAGTGGATCCCCTCCTATCACATGTCGCAGGAAATGCTGGCGGTGATCACCAAGACCTTCTCGGCCGTGTTTCCGTGCGCGTCGATGTGGAGCAGTTCGGTGGTCGGCGACCTGTTTCTGATCGGCTCGAACGAGAAGGTGGAACTGGACTACCGGCTGTTCCTCGAACGCCTGGGCCGGCCGCGGATCAAGCAGGACTTGGCCCGGATCGGCATGGACGAGCCGCTCCTGCTGGCCCGCACGTTCAAGTTCGCCCAAGACGGCATCGCCCAGTTCCTGAGCCGCCTTCCCGACCACCTGCCCGAAAACTCGGATGACTACCCGGTCGTCGAATTCATGACCCCGCGATTCCTGCTCACCCAGCGTGTGGCCAGAGACTTCCGCCGCCCTTCCGACCTGGCCGGCAGCCTCGGCGGCCTGCTCAACCTGATCGCGTTCACCGAAGAGGAAAACAGCAGAAACTTCGCCGATAACGCCCAACAGATCATGCAGGGCGACCAGCAAAACTAA